One region of Phosphitispora fastidiosa genomic DNA includes:
- a CDS encoding MOSC domain-containing protein has translation MGGKIIAVCTSEKKGMRKKNIGEGILRPDHGLEGDAHAGDWHRQVSLLALESIEKMRAKGLDVNPGDFAENLTTEGLVLVDLPVGTKLRIGSEALGEVTQIGKVCHDRCAIYYQAGDCVMPKEGIFIKVLTGGLVKVGDAVELA, from the coding sequence ATGGGTGGAAAAATTATAGCTGTCTGTACCAGTGAAAAAAAGGGCATGCGGAAAAAGAATATCGGTGAGGGAATATTAAGACCTGACCACGGGCTTGAGGGTGATGCCCATGCAGGGGACTGGCACCGCCAGGTAAGCCTGCTGGCTTTAGAAAGCATCGAGAAAATGCGGGCTAAGGGATTGGATGTAAATCCCGGTGACTTTGCTGAAAATCTTACCACAGAGGGGCTGGTTCTGGTTGACCTGCCTGTGGGGACAAAACTCAGGATTGGCAGTGAGGCCCTGGGGGAGGTCACTCAGATTGGCAAGGTGTGCCATGACAGGTGTGCCATCTATTACCAGGCAGGTGATTGTGTAATGCCCAAGGAAGGGATTTTCATCAAGGTTCTCACGGGAGGCCTGGTAAAAGTTGGAGATGCCGTGGAGTTAGCATAA
- a CDS encoding MogA/MoaB family molybdenum cofactor biosynthesis protein yields the protein MYKVGIITASDKGSRGEREDISAGVIREEVARINGEVLEYIVVPDECETIKDKLIEFADVKKLDLIFTTGGTGFSPRDVTPEATLTVVDRMVPGIPELMRREGYKVTPRAVLSRAAAGIRKQTLIINLPGSPKAVRENLGWILECLPHGLDILKGTDSECAR from the coding sequence ATGTATAAAGTGGGAATTATCACAGCCAGTGACAAAGGCAGCCGGGGTGAGCGGGAAGATATCAGCGCCGGTGTGATCCGGGAAGAAGTTGCCAGAATAAACGGAGAGGTCCTGGAATACATAGTAGTCCCAGATGAATGTGAAACAATAAAGGATAAACTGATTGAATTTGCTGATGTAAAAAAACTTGATCTTATATTTACCACCGGGGGAACCGGGTTCAGCCCCAGAGATGTTACCCCTGAGGCAACTCTTACGGTTGTTGACCGGATGGTTCCGGGAATACCTGAACTAATGCGCCGGGAGGGGTACAAGGTAACTCCAAGAGCTGTTCTCTCAAGGGCCGCAGCCGGAATCAGAAAACAGACTCTGATCATAAATCTTCCCGGCAGTCCCAAGGCTGTACGGGAAAACCTGGGATGGATCCTGGAGTGCTTGCCCCATGGTTTGGATATACTCAAGGGGACAGATTCGGAGTGTGCCCGGTAG
- the groES gene encoding co-chaperone GroES: MNVKPLGDRILVKPLAAEEKTASGIVLPDTAKEKPQQGEVLAVGSGRLLENGQKVDLEVKVGDKVIYSKYAGNEIKIDGEECMIMNERDILAIVE; the protein is encoded by the coding sequence ATGAATGTAAAACCTTTGGGTGACAGAATCTTAGTAAAACCTTTGGCTGCTGAGGAGAAAACCGCAAGTGGGATAGTACTTCCCGATACCGCCAAGGAAAAACCACAGCAGGGGGAGGTCCTGGCAGTAGGAAGCGGCAGGCTTCTGGAAAATGGTCAGAAAGTAGACCTGGAGGTTAAGGTCGGTGACAAGGTTATCTATTCCAAGTATGCCGGCAATGAAATCAAGATTGATGGTGAAGAATGCATGATCATGAATGAACGAGACATTCTGGCAATCGTTGAATAA
- the groL gene encoding chaperonin GroEL (60 kDa chaperone family; promotes refolding of misfolded polypeptides especially under stressful conditions; forms two stacked rings of heptamers to form a barrel-shaped 14mer; ends can be capped by GroES; misfolded proteins enter the barrel where they are refolded when GroES binds), producing the protein MAKEILFAEEARRALESGVNQLAEAVRVTLGPRGRNVVLDKKFGSPMITNDGVTIAREIELEDPFENMGAQLVKEVATKTNDVAGDGTTTATVLAQAIIREGLKNVAAGANPMIIKRGIEKAVKVAVEEIKKIAKPIEEKNAIAQVASVSASDEEIGNLIAEAMEKVGKDGVITVEESKGFITTLDVVEGMNFDRGYISPYMITDTDKMEAVLDEPYILICDKKISAIAEVLPVLEKVVQAGRPLMIIAEDVDGEALPTLVVNKLRGTFTCVAVKAPGFGDRRKAMLEDIAVLTGGQVISEDVGIKLENATLQQLGRARQVKVKKEETVIVGGAGDQAELEKRIAQIKTLIEDTTSDFDREKLQERLAKLSGGVAVIEVGAATETELKEKKLRIEDALNATRAAVEEGIVPGGGTAFLNIIPALDGIEAAGEIAVGIKIVKKALEEPVRQIANNAGLEGSVIVEKVKAQSSGVGFNAATEEYVDMIKAGIVDPAKVTRSALQNAASIAAMLLTTETVVADKPEKDGPMPGGMPGGGMPGMM; encoded by the coding sequence TTGGCTAAGGAAATTTTATTTGCAGAAGAAGCGCGCCGCGCTCTGGAAAGCGGTGTCAACCAGCTTGCTGAAGCTGTCCGGGTTACTCTTGGCCCAAGAGGCCGAAATGTTGTTTTGGATAAGAAATTCGGTTCCCCGATGATCACTAATGACGGTGTTACTATTGCCAGGGAAATTGAACTGGAAGACCCATTTGAGAATATGGGCGCTCAGCTGGTTAAAGAAGTTGCCACCAAAACCAATGATGTGGCCGGAGATGGTACTACTACAGCAACCGTGCTGGCTCAGGCAATCATTCGTGAAGGTTTGAAAAACGTGGCTGCCGGCGCTAACCCGATGATTATCAAGCGCGGTATCGAGAAGGCAGTTAAAGTAGCAGTTGAAGAAATCAAAAAAATAGCCAAGCCTATTGAAGAAAAGAATGCTATCGCTCAGGTTGCTTCTGTTTCAGCCAGTGATGAGGAGATTGGCAACCTGATTGCAGAGGCAATGGAAAAGGTAGGCAAGGACGGGGTTATTACCGTTGAAGAGTCCAAGGGCTTTATAACCACCCTGGATGTGGTCGAGGGGATGAACTTTGACCGCGGTTATATCTCGCCTTACATGATTACTGACACTGATAAAATGGAAGCAGTTCTGGATGAGCCATACATACTTATCTGTGATAAGAAGATTAGCGCCATTGCGGAAGTCCTTCCTGTACTGGAAAAGGTTGTTCAGGCAGGCAGGCCGCTGATGATTATCGCCGAGGATGTTGATGGTGAGGCCCTGCCTACTCTGGTTGTGAACAAACTGCGCGGCACATTTACCTGTGTGGCAGTTAAGGCTCCAGGTTTCGGCGACCGCCGCAAGGCTATGCTTGAGGATATCGCAGTCCTCACCGGCGGTCAGGTTATCTCAGAGGATGTAGGTATCAAGCTGGAAAATGCTACCCTTCAGCAGCTTGGCCGGGCCCGCCAGGTTAAGGTGAAGAAGGAAGAAACTGTTATTGTTGGCGGCGCAGGTGATCAGGCTGAACTTGAAAAAAGGATTGCCCAGATTAAGACCCTGATTGAGGACACTACTTCAGATTTTGACCGTGAAAAGCTTCAGGAGCGTCTCGCCAAGCTGTCAGGCGGTGTAGCCGTTATTGAAGTTGGCGCTGCTACTGAAACTGAATTGAAAGAAAAGAAACTGCGCATAGAGGATGCCCTCAATGCTACCAGGGCTGCTGTTGAGGAAGGTATTGTCCCCGGAGGCGGCACTGCATTTCTTAATATTATCCCCGCACTTGACGGGATTGAGGCTGCCGGTGAAATAGCTGTTGGCATTAAAATCGTGAAAAAGGCGTTGGAAGAACCGGTTCGCCAGATTGCTAATAATGCCGGACTGGAAGGTTCAGTAATTGTGGAGAAAGTCAAGGCACAGAGTTCTGGGGTTGGCTTCAATGCTGCTACTGAAGAGTATGTTGACATGATCAAAGCAGGTATTGTTGACCCGGCCAAGGTGACCCGTTCAGCGCTGCAGAATGCTGCAAGTATTGCGGCAATGCTTCTGACAACCGAGACTGTGGTTGCCGATAAACCTGAAAAAGATGGCCCAATGCCTGGTGGAATGCCTGGCGGCGGAATGCCTGGAATGATGTAA
- a CDS encoding HEAT repeat domain-containing protein, whose protein sequence is MAKYRKMLRSFKNYLDNLSSLDYAELKDCINSDVVWDDGYTRRNPTAYELFATHEHLDFAKEDIFKFSGITLDLEAFEASAAKVEEIWQKRLPELFPGHEFILYKDRHHRQVAFCRKRTGVTENPVEIIRYLTDEHHNIRWNALLSSTLYPDPQLVPHILKRLDDDDIYNVLKAIIALGASKDESVIPILKERFLLLETGPDGKQYVNDFFAYDLFRTILKLGDKGYSEVFGLFKNFKSLDIHTLEHLCELLGKTGRNEVLEILLEIYFTEPEGCECALTGLLSMEEDALAEIVPKLSHPDPDMRKKAMLFMANCYLSDARGYLLKGLNDPIQHVREAAVQGIGRFYSRTRKKILTKCLDDKAIVVRVRAIEALGTLFDPKLLPTFQMLCLDKNPRVRHEAMRAVASLDSTEAMNFLSELYDQVPRQDKIRIIDSLYAFTGNPTYLKQLVSKALNSDDKRLVQEATELMEMM, encoded by the coding sequence TTGGCTAAATACCGAAAAATGCTGCGGTCATTTAAGAATTATCTTGATAACTTAAGTTCTCTTGACTATGCAGAGTTAAAAGACTGTATTAATTCAGATGTTGTCTGGGATGATGGTTACACCAGACGCAACCCGACTGCATATGAACTGTTTGCCACTCATGAACACCTTGATTTTGCCAAAGAGGATATATTCAAATTTTCCGGAATTACCCTGGACCTGGAAGCCTTTGAAGCATCTGCAGCCAAAGTCGAAGAAATCTGGCAGAAGAGGCTGCCGGAGCTATTTCCCGGACATGAATTTATACTATATAAAGACCGCCATCACAGGCAAGTGGCTTTTTGCCGCAAGAGGACCGGAGTTACCGAAAATCCCGTAGAAATAATCCGATACCTGACAGATGAACACCACAATATCAGGTGGAATGCCCTGTTATCGTCAACTCTCTACCCGGACCCGCAGTTGGTGCCCCATATCCTGAAAAGGCTGGATGATGATGATATTTATAATGTGCTCAAAGCCATCATTGCCCTTGGAGCATCAAAAGACGAAAGTGTTATCCCCATTCTGAAAGAACGGTTTCTCCTTCTGGAAACCGGTCCTGACGGCAAGCAGTATGTCAATGACTTTTTTGCCTATGACCTTTTCAGAACAATCCTCAAACTTGGTGACAAGGGATATAGCGAAGTATTCGGACTTTTTAAGAATTTTAAGTCCCTTGATATACATACTCTGGAGCATCTGTGTGAGCTCCTTGGCAAAACCGGTAGAAATGAGGTTCTGGAAATACTTCTTGAGATATATTTTACCGAACCCGAAGGGTGTGAATGTGCCCTTACCGGGCTTCTCAGTATGGAAGAAGATGCGCTTGCGGAAATTGTCCCCAAGCTATCTCATCCAGACCCGGATATGCGCAAAAAGGCCATGCTGTTTATGGCAAATTGTTATTTGAGCGATGCCAGAGGCTATCTCCTAAAGGGACTCAATGACCCCATCCAGCATGTACGGGAAGCAGCTGTTCAAGGCATCGGGCGTTTCTACAGCAGGACAAGGAAGAAAATCCTCACAAAATGCCTGGATGATAAGGCAATAGTCGTCAGGGTCCGCGCCATAGAAGCGCTGGGAACGCTGTTTGACCCAAAACTCCTGCCTACATTTCAGATGCTGTGTCTGGACAAAAACCCCAGGGTAAGGCATGAGGCCATGAGAGCAGTGGCATCGCTGGACTCAACCGAGGCGATGAACTTTCTCAGTGAATTGTATGATCAGGTTCCCAGGCAGGATAAAATACGAATTATCGACTCACTTTATGCCTTTACCGGTAACCCTACTTACCTGAAGCAGCTTGTCTCCAAAGCCCTTAATAGTGATGATAAACGACTGGTTCAGGAAGCAACCGAACTGATGGAAATGATGTAA
- a CDS encoding HD-GYP domain-containing protein, whose amino-acid sequence MKKLPAEKAEKGMVIGKAVCAGDGSVLLTPGTVINEYHLKQLSSSQIRFVEIIETDSVVVHKLFSAAENEFTRLEITQTIKSIFREITLSSQLNKGTIKRTVDNMLRTVLKDRAVLLHLTEVRELDTYIFGHSLNVCMLSLILGLFLKLKRGQLKNLGTAALLHDVGRARVPKHILYKPSPLTVEEFAEVKKHSAYGFEIIRECDHLPEEVTLAVLQHHERLDGSGYPGGLRGEEIGLFARILAVADVFDALLADRPFRQAFFPHQAVDIIINSTGQFDPEVLRVFIENVAIYPVGSVVSLNTGETGIVVDVNKGQQTRPVIRVMYDSNEIKLQSIKEIDLSKNPEIFIARVLREEQVENIIG is encoded by the coding sequence ATGAAGAAACTGCCTGCCGAAAAGGCTGAAAAGGGAATGGTAATAGGAAAGGCCGTTTGTGCCGGTGACGGTTCTGTTTTGCTTACTCCCGGAACTGTGATTAATGAATATCATTTAAAACAGCTGTCCAGCTCCCAAATAAGATTTGTTGAAATAATTGAAACAGACAGTGTGGTGGTACATAAACTCTTTTCAGCAGCAGAAAATGAGTTTACCAGGTTAGAGATTACGCAGACCATAAAAAGCATTTTCAGAGAGATAACTCTGTCCAGCCAGTTAAACAAGGGGACAATAAAACGCACGGTAGACAATATGCTGCGCACGGTGTTAAAAGACAGAGCGGTCCTGCTGCACCTTACAGAGGTCAGAGAACTGGATACCTATATATTTGGGCATTCCCTTAATGTGTGCATGCTCTCCCTGATATTGGGGCTGTTTCTTAAACTAAAAAGAGGGCAGCTTAAAAATTTGGGCACAGCGGCGCTGCTCCACGATGTGGGCAGAGCCAGGGTACCTAAGCACATTTTATACAAGCCCAGTCCACTGACTGTTGAGGAGTTTGCAGAAGTCAAAAAGCATTCGGCTTACGGCTTTGAAATTATCAGGGAGTGTGATCACCTGCCTGAGGAGGTTACCCTTGCTGTCCTGCAGCACCATGAGCGCTTGGACGGTTCCGGATATCCGGGGGGGCTCAGGGGAGAAGAGATTGGCCTGTTTGCACGGATATTGGCAGTAGCGGATGTTTTTGATGCGCTCCTGGCGGACCGGCCTTTCAGGCAGGCCTTTTTTCCTCACCAGGCTGTGGACATCATTATTAACTCGACAGGTCAGTTTGACCCTGAAGTCCTCAGGGTATTTATAGAGAATGTGGCCATATATCCTGTTGGCAGCGTTGTTTCCCTGAACACGGGTGAAACCGGGATAGTTGTTGATGTTAACAAGGGGCAGCAGACCAGGCCAGTGATACGGGTAATGTATGATTCCAATGAAATTAAACTGCAGTCTATAAAAGAAATAGACCTGTCCAAAAACCCGGAGATTTTTATAGCCAGAGTACTCAGGGAAGAACAGGTAGAGAATATTATCGGATAA
- a CDS encoding KilA-N domain-containing protein, with amino-acid sequence MPKVKNFKDTIFAKGTEIAVISDGDDNDHISLTDIAKYKTDENPGYVIQNWMRNRNVVQFLGLWERLNNPIFNCLEFEAIENEAGLNSFVLTPKKWIEKTGAIGMTSKQGRYAATFAHSDIAFEFASWISPEFKLIYINNRILQTILAHRIRED; translated from the coding sequence ATGCCAAAGGTTAAAAACTTTAAGGATACTATTTTCGCTAAAGGGACTGAAATCGCCGTTATTTCCGACGGAGATGACAATGACCATATTTCTTTGACTGATATTGCAAAGTATAAAACAGACGAAAATCCGGGTTATGTGATACAGAACTGGATGCGAAATCGTAACGTAGTGCAATTCCTCGGTTTATGGGAGAGATTAAATAATCCGATTTTCAATTGCCTCGAATTCGAGGCAATTGAAAATGAAGCTGGACTCAATAGTTTCGTTTTGACACCTAAAAAGTGGATTGAAAAAACAGGAGCTATCGGTATGACTTCGAAACAAGGCCGTTATGCAGCTACCTTTGCGCATTCCGATATCGCCTTTGAGTTTGCCTCGTGGATTTCACCAGAGTTTAAACTAATTTATATAAATAACAGAATTCTTCAAACGATTTTAGCCCATCGAATTCGAGAGGATTAA